CTGCTCCACGGGCTTGCCGTCCATCCTCATGCCGACGCCGACGAACCGCCGCTCGCCGCCGTGGGCGCAGTCTTGGCATGGGGCGGCGGCGACTTTCGCTGGCACCGGAGCAGGAGGCTGCACGTAGTCGAGCGGCGTCGAGAAGTCGACCTCGCAGTCGGTCTCGAGGGTGGACACGGCGTCGGCGGGCTTGGCCTCGACGACGTCGAGGAGGTACCGCCTGTCCCCCTCGGCGACGGCGATCGTGTCGCCGACCGTCACGCACGGCGTGTTCAGTCTGACGTTGAACTCGAGCAGCTGCTTGAGGTCCTTGGCTCCCAGAAAATCCATGGTGTGCGGCCGCAGCTTGACGGAGGTGGCCTTTGGGAGCGACGTGCTGGTCATGAGCACCAGGTCGTCCTCCTCCAGCCCGAGCCGCGCCATGGTCATGTATTTTAAAAAACTAAACGTGTTTTAAAGAAAAGATCTTGACGTATagcaaaaatatacaatgtgtacgAAAATAAATGGATATCAAAATATATATCtgaaaacaattttttttaaacgTTAAACGCATGTTAAAAAATGTTATTGATGTATACGAGAAATCTACAACCGTAAGGAAATGTAGACATGCattgaaaaataaagaaaaaaagtaaagtaggaaaaacaaagaaaactgaagagaaaaaggaaaagaaaataggaaAAACGGAGAAAACCCTAGtgcaaaaaagaaacaaagaaaacaggGGGGAAAAGGAAGAAATCTGTTAAAACCGAGAAAGAAATGAAGAGAACcaataaaaaacaaagaaaacagaaaaaaaaaaaaagagacaGTGGCGAAACAAAGAAAAGTGAAGATTATTCGCaaaaaaacgaaacaaaggaaactGAAGGAGacagaaaaaagaaacgaaaatgaAGAAAGACCCGAAGAAAAGCAGAACGAGCGAACGAACTGAGAAAATAGGCCGCCCCAACTGAGAAAATGGAGAAAGCCTTTGGCGAGCGTATCTTACAGctcgctataagcgagatatagctgCTGTGCATGCTAGCGGCGGCCCCCTCCTCTCTTCCTGCCGTGGTAGGCCTTGTCTCCGGCCCATCTCCCAAGCCGCTCGCGCGAGCGAACGATCAGCTCGCCTCGCCGGGAGCAGGCACGCGACGGGCGTTCGTTCGGTTGGGTCAGCCTCACACCCTTGCCGTGCCCCGCTTCTCCTCCCGCCCGGCGCCGATGGGAGCACCGCTGCGTGCGTAGCGTAGGTGAGCAACGCAATACCCGCCGCCTCCCAACCTCACACCTCCGTCGCCGGGCCTATAAAATCACGCCCTCcggcagcagcaccaccaccacacCGCGCCACAAACCACACACGCACACACGAACGCTCAAGCTAGCAGCGCGCGCACCGAGCCGGCGACGCGACGACGATGGAGGTGACCACGGCCCCGCTGCCGCAGCCGCGCGCCCTGGCGGCCAGTGGCGTAGCTAGCCCAACATGCCAGGGTGGTCCACCAATGCAAAATATTCAcataaatatatttatttattataaaaatatatttttctctATGCTATATATATTATGgggaaattccagggtggtccatggaccaccctgtccACCCCCTAGATACGCCACTGCTGGCGGCCCTCCTCGTCCTGGTGCTTCTCATCACGctgggcggcgcggcggaggcgcagccGCCGCTGGGCACCTGCGGCGCGCAGCTGAGCCAGCTGGCCCCGTGCGCGCGGTACAGCGTGCCGCCGCTGCCGGGGCAGGCGCTCCCGGCGCCCGGGCCGGAGTGCTGCTCCGCTCTGGGGTCCGTGTCCCGCGACTGCGCCTGCGGCGCCATCGACATCATCAACAGCCTCCCCGCCAAGTGCGGCCTCCCGCGCGTCTCCTGCCGTAAGACCCCCTCCAACACTCCACGCTCACTCATCCATGCGCTGCGTTCGTTCTTTTTGCCTGCAAATATGTAGCTGAACTGACGCACTCCCGGTTGTTTTCTCCTATGAATGCTGCTGCTGCAGGGTGATCGCTCGCTACCTGGCTCCATGCAAGAagaggaagaactgaagaagacgaTGATGAATAAGAGCTCGATGGTCGGAGCAACCATCTTGAGTAGTAGTAGCAGTGCCTAGTAGCTGTCCGGTTCGTCTAGATCGATCCCCTGTGGCCATTAGAGGCTCTCATGTCTGTTGGCAT
This window of the Triticum aestivum cultivar Chinese Spring chromosome 5D, IWGSC CS RefSeq v2.1, whole genome shotgun sequence genome carries:
- the LOC123122247 gene encoding anther-specific protein MZm3-3, with protein sequence MEVTTAPLPQPRALAALLVLVLLITLGGAAEAQPPLGTCGAQLSQLAPCARYSVPPLPGQALPAPGPECCSALGSVSRDCACGAIDIINSLPAKCGLPRVSCR
- the LOC123125219 gene encoding ubiquitin recognition factor in ER-associated degradation protein 1-like, with the translated sequence MTMARLGLEEDDLVLMTSTSLPKATSVKLRPHTMDFLGAKDLKQLLEFNVRLNTPCVTVGDTIAVAEGDRRYLLDVVEAKPADAVSTLETDCEVDFSTPLDYVQPPAPVPAKVAAAPCQDCAHGGERRFVGVGMRMDGKPVEQTPAPVAGSSGKGKSSSEHVLRFFGGRGSVAVPPPGPKMAKKKVIKKC